The following are encoded in a window of Halorarum salinum genomic DNA:
- a CDS encoding lamin tail domain-containing protein, whose translation MLGRRGGLIVAIVVLVALSGCAGGLGAGPTSETPTDASTQTPASDPPQLQGDENGTLEVHYINVGQGASTVLITPDGETMLIDSGDWRDDGEYVLTALNRLGIDRIDHLVTSHADADHIGGHAAIINHYETERDGIGAVYDPGITSSSQTYADYLDAIEEHEVPLYETREGDSLPLDGVNATVLGPPEPYLAGEDRNENSLVLYVQHGETSFLFPGDAEAEHEAHIAETYGDRLNVTVLQAGHHGSSSSTGEELLDATSPQIAVISSAFDSQYDHPHTETLERLADREIPTLWTATHGTVAVRSNGTAVEVWTQQAAPTTATDLRDGSPIEPGSDAQLELQLTVGGALADGGIDTTETPTTETTTPPDSQSESLSLVDVHADAAGNDNENLNDEYVVFENTGDDPLDLSGWQVADAADHTYTVPDGFTLEPGERVTLYSGSGTNTDSELYWGAERAIWNNGGDTVVVTHSDGRLVLEEDYQ comes from the coding sequence ATGCTCGGTCGACGAGGAGGGCTCATCGTCGCGATCGTGGTGCTCGTGGCGTTGAGTGGCTGTGCTGGTGGTCTCGGAGCCGGACCGACTAGCGAGACCCCTACTGACGCTTCGACACAGACGCCGGCGTCTGATCCACCACAGCTCCAGGGCGATGAGAACGGGACGCTCGAAGTCCACTACATCAACGTCGGCCAGGGGGCGAGTACGGTCCTCATCACGCCTGACGGCGAGACGATGCTGATCGATTCGGGCGACTGGCGCGATGACGGCGAGTACGTGTTAACCGCGCTGAACAGGCTCGGAATCGACCGCATCGATCACCTGGTCACTTCTCACGCCGACGCTGACCACATCGGTGGCCATGCGGCGATCATCAACCACTATGAGACCGAGCGGGACGGCATCGGCGCAGTGTACGACCCCGGCATCACGTCGAGTTCCCAGACATACGCTGACTACCTCGATGCGATCGAGGAACACGAGGTGCCGCTCTATGAAACGAGGGAAGGCGATTCGCTGCCACTCGATGGCGTGAACGCCACGGTGCTCGGCCCGCCGGAACCGTACCTCGCTGGCGAGGACAGGAACGAGAACAGCCTCGTCCTCTACGTGCAACACGGCGAGACGAGCTTCCTGTTCCCCGGTGACGCGGAAGCCGAACATGAAGCACACATCGCCGAAACGTACGGCGACCGGCTGAACGTGACCGTCCTGCAAGCCGGCCACCACGGGAGCAGTTCCAGTACGGGGGAGGAACTGCTCGATGCGACGTCGCCACAGATAGCGGTCATCTCGAGCGCGTTCGACTCCCAGTATGACCACCCCCACACCGAGACGCTCGAACGGCTTGCCGACCGCGAGATTCCGACGCTCTGGACCGCGACCCACGGTACTGTCGCAGTCCGATCGAACGGGACAGCAGTCGAGGTATGGACCCAGCAGGCAGCACCGACGACCGCGACTGACCTCCGGGACGGATCACCAATCGAGCCAGGCAGTGACGCACAACTCGAACTGCAGCTGACGGTCGGTGGCGCACTCGCTGACGGTGGAATCGACACCACTGAGACGCCGACCACCGAGACGACGACACCCCCGGATTCCCAGAGCGAGTCGCTTTCACTCGTCGACGTCCACGCAGATGCAGCGGGGAACGACAACGAGAACCTGAACGACGAGTACGTCGTCTTCGAGAACACGGGCGATGACCCGCTGGACCTCTCAGGCTGGCAAGTCGCTGACGCGGCGGATCACACCTATACCGTCCCCGACGGCTTCACGCTGGAGCCGGGTGAGCGAGTGACCCTCTATTCCGGTAGCGGTACGAACACTGATTCGGAACTGTACTGGGGTGCAGAACGTGCCATCTGGAATAATGGCGGAGATACGGTGGTCGTTACCCATTCGGACGGTCGACTCGTACTCGAGGAGGACTACCAATGA
- a CDS encoding transcription initiation factor IIB: protein MALRDVYETGFDEETDYHLAATCPECDGTVLADAGERHCTDCGLVITDQRLDRGPEWRSFDDDDTAPRRTGAPLTETRHDRGLSTEIGYGLADSDRSLSSEKKAQVRRLRREHNRARFGSKAERNLAHACGEITRMTSALDLPESVRERAAAIYREAMQENLIRGRAIETIAAGCVYAACRCDGITRTTDEVAAVAQSDESKVTLGYRVLNQELGLDAAPRHPPALVPRLVSAVDASSAVGRRARRLADVAVEAGIANGRDPNGVAAACVYVAGKEMGKRITQAELGDAADVTPVTVRERRNELQNAQSGCK from the coding sequence ATGGCTCTGCGAGACGTCTACGAAACAGGCTTCGACGAAGAGACCGATTACCACCTCGCCGCGACGTGTCCCGAGTGCGACGGCACCGTACTCGCGGACGCCGGCGAGCGCCACTGCACCGACTGCGGACTCGTCATCACCGACCAGCGGCTCGACCGTGGGCCGGAGTGGCGCTCGTTCGACGATGACGACACGGCGCCCAGGCGAACGGGCGCTCCGTTAACTGAGACCAGACACGACCGCGGGCTCTCGACCGAGATCGGCTACGGCCTGGCCGACTCAGACAGGAGCCTCTCGAGTGAGAAGAAAGCGCAGGTTCGGCGGCTCCGTCGCGAACACAATCGCGCCAGGTTCGGGTCAAAGGCTGAGCGGAATCTCGCGCACGCCTGCGGAGAGATCACCAGGATGACAAGCGCGCTCGATCTGCCCGAGTCAGTGAGAGAGCGGGCAGCCGCGATCTACCGCGAGGCGATGCAGGAGAACCTCATCCGTGGCCGGGCGATCGAGACCATCGCCGCGGGCTGTGTCTATGCGGCCTGTCGCTGCGATGGAATCACGCGGACGACCGACGAGGTCGCGGCGGTCGCCCAAAGTGATGAATCCAAGGTGACGCTGGGGTACCGAGTCCTAAATCAGGAACTGGGACTCGATGCAGCACCACGACATCCGCCCGCGCTCGTCCCGCGGCTCGTGTCTGCGGTCGATGCCTCCAGCGCGGTCGGGCGTCGTGCTCGGCGGCTCGCAGACGTCGCGGTCGAGGCTGGGATCGCGAACGGCCGAGATCCGAACGGCGTCGCGGCGGCCTGTGTGTATGTTGCGGGGAAGGAGATGGGTAAACGGATTACGCAAGCGGAACTCGGCGACGCAGCCGACGTAACGCCGGTGACGGTTCGAGAACGGCGGAACGAACTGCAGAACGCACAGAGCGGCTGCAAATGA
- a CDS encoding type II toxin-antitoxin system PemK/MazF family toxin encodes MTAYERGDVIEASDPFTERNPSRPFLIVNSTAHPFSPEQYVALTLTTKTWHSETLPLPADAFIEGSVPDQSFIVPWGVVSPAHDDIDDWFGRVEQETVDRAVDQLYNYLTESGTHD; translated from the coding sequence ATGACGGCGTACGAACGAGGCGACGTCATCGAGGCAAGCGATCCGTTCACGGAACGAAATCCATCTCGGCCGTTCTTGATCGTCAATTCGACTGCCCACCCGTTCTCGCCCGAGCAGTACGTCGCACTCACCCTCACGACGAAAACGTGGCACAGTGAGACGCTTCCACTCCCGGCTGACGCGTTTATAGAGGGCAGTGTCCCCGACCAGAGCTTCATCGTCCCGTGGGGCGTCGTTTCACCGGCTCACGACGATATCGACGACTGGTTCGGGCGGGTCGAGCAGGAGACGGTCGACAGAGCTGTCGACCAATTGTACAACTACTTGACCGAGTCAGGTACCCACGACTGA
- a CDS encoding winged helix-turn-helix domain-containing protein, with the protein MPIDIETFDHRSASAAGETHAQQIVRFLARNDDSAFERREIAEATGIDPNSVSAVLSRLKERGLVRHKPPYWAIGDRERIATASDFSRSLEALNEQLGAEEMDEWRSAGADTSNSSDDESADE; encoded by the coding sequence ATGCCAATCGACATCGAGACGTTCGATCACCGCTCTGCGTCCGCCGCTGGCGAGACCCATGCACAGCAGATCGTCCGGTTCCTCGCCCGAAACGATGACAGTGCATTCGAACGCCGAGAGATTGCTGAAGCAACGGGGATCGATCCGAATTCAGTCAGCGCAGTCCTGTCCCGACTCAAGGAACGGGGGCTGGTGCGACACAAGCCCCCATATTGGGCGATCGGTGATCGGGAGCGAATAGCGACCGCGTCAGACTTCAGTCGAAGTCTCGAGGCCCTAAACGAACAGTTGGGAGCCGAGGAAATGGACGAGTGGCGCTCTGCAGGCGCGGATACATCCAATTCTTCTGACGATGAATCGGCGGACGAATGA
- a CDS encoding DUF3006 domain-containing protein — translation MSETELTATLDRFEELEDGEEMAVLLIESDGEVVDEEVVPSSRLPKEGRQQDAVFTVTVVDGDPEEFTYEPDATAERAASASNRFDRLSTRLSDGDDADEDTT, via the coding sequence ATGAGTGAAACCGAGCTGACGGCGACATTAGATCGCTTCGAGGAACTCGAGGATGGGGAGGAGATGGCAGTGCTTCTGATCGAATCGGACGGTGAGGTAGTCGACGAGGAAGTCGTCCCCAGCTCTCGACTCCCAAAGGAGGGACGGCAGCAAGATGCCGTGTTCACCGTCACAGTCGTCGACGGCGATCCGGAGGAGTTCACCTACGAACCCGACGCGACCGCAGAACGGGCTGCGTCCGCATCGAATCGCTTCGACCGACTTTCGACCCGGCTCTCGGATGGAGACGACGCAGACGAGGACACGACTTGA
- a CDS encoding response regulator, which yields MTDAIDILLVEPNPGDTRLFTEQFREAKIMNTIHTVTDGESALDFVNQRGEYADVPRPNIILLDPKLPGISGLDVLSTLNNEPALSDIPVLVLTSSDSGEAIVKSHGLDADTYIRKPVEPEDFVSFVQSVEEFWLAIVQRHQSNE from the coding sequence ATGACAGACGCTATCGATATTCTACTTGTCGAACCGAATCCCGGCGATACACGGCTGTTTACCGAACAGTTCCGAGAGGCGAAAATCATGAACACGATTCACACCGTCACGGATGGGGAGTCTGCGCTCGACTTCGTGAACCAGCGAGGGGAGTACGCGGATGTTCCCCGTCCCAACATTATCCTCCTTGACCCGAAATTACCCGGCATCAGCGGGCTGGATGTGTTGTCGACGTTGAACAATGAGCCTGCGCTGAGCGACATTCCCGTCCTCGTCCTCACGAGCTCGGACTCGGGAGAAGCGATCGTGAAATCGCATGGCCTGGACGCGGACACCTACATCCGGAAGCCCGTCGAGCCCGAAGATTTCGTCTCGTTCGTGCAGTCGGTCGAGGAGTTCTGGCTCGCAATCGTCCAGCGCCATCAGTCAAACGAGTGA
- a CDS encoding asparaginase domain-containing protein has translation MTVAIISTGGTISSISDEGTGATPELEGSYLVDSLPVLDRGPPIETCEFANVPSAYLTIEQMSSLTEVVQEYSRNDDLTGIVVTVGTDVLEEVAYFVDLCYGGPTPDEYRDDCGSRELRA, from the coding sequence ATGACCGTCGCTATCATCTCCACGGGGGGCACGATTTCGTCTATCAGTGACGAAGGGACGGGAGCGACCCCCGAGCTTGAGGGCTCGTATCTAGTCGATTCCCTACCGGTTCTCGATCGAGGTCCTCCAATCGAGACGTGCGAGTTCGCGAACGTGCCGAGCGCCTACCTTACCATCGAACAAATGTCGTCGCTCACGGAAGTCGTTCAGGAATATAGTCGCAATGACGACCTCACCGGGATCGTCGTGACAGTCGGCACTGACGTCCTTGAAGAAGTCGCGTACTTCGTCGATCTCTGTTACGGCGGACCGACACCAGACGAGTATCGCGACGATTGTGGCTCTCGCGAGCTGCGGGCTTGA
- a CDS encoding alanine racemase, with translation MGPTLYQPVEDLETPALLVDIDAMERNIDEYATFADESDVSLRSHVKTHKNAELAALEDEMTDGGGICCQTLGEVETMARNGIDDIYLSYQVIGDRKLDRFCWLSQKVEKLATTVDSDATIDLLQDAAHDHETTADVILEIDVGLHRTGVGPGPAAVALAERVDEAANLEFDGILAYESHVKAEAETESEFDKLCWEAMELAQDVVEDIEAAGISVDEVKVGGTATSGYSGKHPVVTEINPGMYPFNDVGELELRPWEVSKDDCAATVVTTVISVPDDDRLVVDGGSKTFSLDKPQMPVPKNRDDIEYVNASEEHGWIDTSDSDESFAVGDRLEFIVPHVCTTINLHDLIIGIRNDRVEELWEVQARGKVR, from the coding sequence ATGGGGCCGACACTCTATCAACCGGTCGAGGACCTCGAAACCCCGGCCTTGCTCGTCGACATCGATGCGATGGAGCGCAACATCGATGAATACGCGACGTTCGCCGACGAGAGCGACGTATCGCTCCGTTCGCACGTCAAGACGCACAAGAACGCCGAACTCGCGGCACTCGAAGACGAGATGACTGATGGTGGTGGGATCTGCTGTCAAACACTGGGCGAGGTTGAAACGATGGCGCGAAACGGAATCGACGACATCTACCTGTCGTATCAGGTCATCGGTGACCGGAAACTCGACCGGTTCTGCTGGCTCTCGCAGAAGGTCGAGAAGCTGGCGACGACAGTCGACTCGGACGCGACGATAGACCTCCTCCAAGACGCCGCTCACGACCACGAAACGACGGCCGACGTCATCCTCGAGATCGACGTGGGATTGCACAGGACTGGCGTCGGTCCTGGCCCTGCGGCCGTAGCCCTCGCCGAACGGGTCGACGAGGCGGCCAATCTCGAGTTCGACGGCATCCTCGCGTACGAGTCGCACGTGAAAGCCGAAGCCGAGACCGAATCGGAGTTCGACAAGCTGTGCTGGGAGGCTATGGAACTGGCCCAGGACGTGGTCGAGGACATCGAGGCCGCTGGAATCTCCGTAGACGAGGTGAAGGTCGGCGGGACAGCGACGTCAGGGTACAGTGGCAAGCATCCGGTGGTCACCGAAATCAACCCAGGAATGTATCCCTTCAACGACGTCGGCGAACTCGAACTCCGGCCGTGGGAGGTGTCGAAGGACGACTGTGCAGCGACGGTCGTCACGACGGTTATCTCGGTGCCGGACGACGATCGACTCGTCGTCGACGGGGGCAGCAAAACGTTCTCGTTGGACAAACCCCAAATGCCGGTCCCCAAGAACCGCGACGACATCGAATACGTCAACGCCAGCGAGGAACACGGGTGGATTGACACCAGTGACTCAGACGAGTCGTTCGCAGTCGGCGACCGACTGGAGTTCATCGTCCCGCACGTCTGCACGACGATCAACCTCCACGACCTCATCATCGGCATCCGAAACGACCGGGTCGAAGAGCTCTGGGAGGTGCAGGCGAGAGGGAAGGTCCGTTAA